The Streptomyces collinus DNA segment CGGCAGGCCACAGACCGGGCGTTCACCCTCATCGGCGACGGCCGTTACGAGGACGCGGGCGCCCTGCTGACACGTGCCGCCGATCTGGAGCCCTGGCTTTCCGAGTCCTGGTTCAACCTCGCGCTGCTGCACAAGTTCCGGCACGACTGGGAGCAGGCGCGGGCGGCCGGACTGCGGGCCGTGGCGCTGCTCGACCGGGACACCGGCGCGCCCGACTGGTGGAACGTCGGCATCGCCGCGACCGCGCTCCAGGACTGGCCGCTGGCCCGGCGCGCCTGGCAGGCCTACGGGCTGCGGGTGCCGGGGGCGGCCAACGACTCCGGCGAGCCCCTCGGCATGGACCTCGGCAGCGCGGCCGTACGGCTGTCCCCGGAGGGGGAGGCCGAGGTCGTGTGGGGACGGCGGCTGGATCCCGCGCGGATCGAGGTGCTGTCCATCCCGCTGCCGTCGTCCGGGCGCCGCTGGGGCGAGGTCGTGCTGCACGACGGGGTGCCGCACGGGGAGCGGACGACCGCCGCCGGGCACACGTACCCGGTGTTCGACGAGATCGAGCTGTGGGCGCCGTCGCCCGTGCCGACCTGGGTGGTGCTGCTGGAGGCGGCGACCGAGGCGGACCGGGACGCGCTGGAGCAGCTGGCGGCCGACGCCGGGTTCGCCGCGGAGGACTGGTCCTCCTCGGTGCGGCTGCTGTGCCGGATGTGCTCGGAGTCGCGGATGCCGTCGGACGAGGGCGACGGGGAGCATCTCGATCCGCACGATCACAGCGAGCCGGGGCATCCAGGGCCGCTGGGGCACCGGACGGACGGGCAGCTGTGGGTGCCGGAGCGGGAGTGCGGCTTGGCTGCGCCGGCTTCGCTGGTCCGGGGGTTGCTGGACGGGTGGGTCGCGGACAGTCCGGATTCCCGGGACTGGCGGGATCTCGAAGAGGTCTGTTAGCGCCGTTGTCGGGTGCAGCGCCGTCGTGGTTGTTCGCGCAGTTCCCCGCGCCCCTGACGGGGCGCCTTCCCCGTACCCTGTATCAGCATCCCGGGTTGGATTTGTTCAGGAAGGCGTACGGACGTCATGGCTCAGCAGGACACCGATCAGCAGCACGCGGGCGTGCTCCCCGTCGATGACGAGGGGTATGTGATCGACACGGAGGGCTGCGAGGAGCGCGAGGCGGCCTGGCGGGAGAAGGGGACCTCGCGGCCGATCACGGTCGTCGGGAACCCGGTGCTGCACAAGGAGTGCAAGGACGTCACCGACTTCGGCGAGGAGTTCCAGCAGCTCGTCGCGGACATGTTCGCCAGCCAGCGCACCGCCGAGGGCGTGGGCCTGGCCGCCAACCAGATCGGCGTCGACGCGAAGGTCTTCGTCTACGACTGCCCGGATGACGAGGGCGCCCGCCACACCGGTGTCGTCTGCAACCCCAAGCTCGTGGAACTGCCCGCCGACAAGCGCCGCCTGGACGACAGCAACGAGGGCTGCCTGTCGGTGCCCACCGCGTACGCGCCGCTCGCCCGGCCCGACTACGCCGAGGTGACCGGGCAGGACGAGAAGGGCAACCCGATCAAGGTGCGCGGCACCGGGTACTTCGCTCGGTGTTTGCAGCACGAGACCGACCACCTCTACGGGTACCTGTACATCGACCGGCTCTCCAAGCGTGAGCGCAAGGACGCGCTGCGGCAGATGGCCGAGAACGAGCCTCGCTACCCCGTGGTGGCCAACGACTGAGACCTCAGCTGCCTCCATCGCACGGCGTCTGTTCGGGTTCACCACCCTGAACAGGCGCCGTTCCGTTGTGTCGTTCGCCTGTCCGTCGCACGTTCGATCGCTTCTGCTCGCCTGGCGATCCATCGATAGTCACACAACGGGAGGTTCCCGGCACTGTGGGGGAGCGAATGAAGCAAATGCGTTCCCAGAACGGTCAGTTGTAGTGCTGAATGGGATGAGCGGGGTATGCAACGGCGCACGCCCGGCACGAAGGGAGGGGCGCCCGCGCCAACTGGCGTCTGAGAGGGGTTAGTTCGTGCATGCTTTGTCACACGGCACCACAACGGCACCGGCCGCGATCGCAGTTCCACCGTCGCTCTTTCTCCCGGTGATCGAGGCGGAGTTTCCCCGGCGACTCCACCCGTATTGGCCGAAGTGCCAGGAGGAGACCCGGGCCTGGCTGCTCGAAAAGCGGCTCATGCCGGCGGACAAGGTGGAGGAATATGCCGACGGCCTTTGCTACACCGACCTCATGGCCGGGTACTACCTCGGCGCCTCCGACGAGGTCATGCAGGCGATAGCCGACTACAGCGCGTGGTTCTTCCTCTGGGACGACCGCCACGACCGCGACATCGTGCACGGCCGTCCGGTCGCCTGGCGGCTGCTGCGGGACCGGCTGCACGCGGCCCTCGACTCCCCCGGGGAGCACCTGCACCACAAGGACCCACTGGTCGCCGGGTTCGCGGACAGCGTGCTGCGGCTGTACGCGTTCCTGCCCCAGACGTGGAACCTCCGGTTCGCCCGGCACTTCCACGCGGTGATCGACGCGTACGACCAGGAGTTCCGCAATCGCACCGAGGGAATCGTCCCGACGGTCGAGGAATACCTCCGGCTGCGCCGGCTCACCTTCGCGCACTGGATCTGGACGGACCTCCTGGAACCGACCGCCGGATGTGAACTTCCCGATGCCGTGAGAAAACATCCGGCATATCGGCGGGCGGCACTGCTGAGCCAGGAATTCGCCGCCTGGTACAACGATCTGTGCTCGCTCCCGAAAGAGATAGCCGGCGACGAGGTGCACAATCTCGGAATCAGTCTCATCACCCATGAGGGGATGACTCTGGAACAGGCGGTCGTGGAAATACGGCGCCGTGTCGATGAATGCATCACCGATTTCCTCAAGGGTGAACGGGATGCATTGCGCTTCGCCGAAGATCTCGCCGACGGCTCCGTGCGGGGAAAGGAACTGAGCGCCGCCGTGCGGGCCTGCCTGAGCAATATGCGGAACTGGTTCAGTTCCGTGTACTGGTTCCACCACGAGTCCGGCCGTTACATGGTCGACAGCTGGGACGACCGGTCCACGCCCCCGTACGTCAACAACGAAGCGGCAGGTGAGAAATGACCATCGAGTCTGTGAAGCCCGAAACCCCGCCGGCCGTGGAACCCCGGGAGCCGCCCCGGGCGGGGGGTGGCGTCCCCGTCCTCGGGCACGGCTGGAAGCTGGCGCGCGACCCGCTGGCGTTCATGGCGCGGCTGCGCGACCACGGCGACGTCGTGCGGCTGAAGATCGGGCCGAAGACGGTGTACGCGGTCACCACCCCGGCCCTGACCGGCGCCCTGGCGCTGAGCAACGACTTCATCATCGCCGGGCCCCTGTGGGAATCCCTGGAGGGCCTGCTCGGC contains these protein-coding regions:
- a CDS encoding tetratricopeptide repeat protein — translated: MRIFGKGRHRPSASWRQATDRAFTLIGDGRYEDAGALLTRAADLEPWLSESWFNLALLHKFRHDWEQARAAGLRAVALLDRDTGAPDWWNVGIAATALQDWPLARRAWQAYGLRVPGAANDSGEPLGMDLGSAAVRLSPEGEAEVVWGRRLDPARIEVLSIPLPSSGRRWGEVVLHDGVPHGERTTAAGHTYPVFDEIELWAPSPVPTWVVLLEAATEADRDALEQLAADAGFAAEDWSSSVRLLCRMCSESRMPSDEGDGEHLDPHDHSEPGHPGPLGHRTDGQLWVPERECGLAAPASLVRGLLDGWVADSPDSRDWRDLEEVC
- the def gene encoding peptide deformylase, which produces MAQQDTDQQHAGVLPVDDEGYVIDTEGCEEREAAWREKGTSRPITVVGNPVLHKECKDVTDFGEEFQQLVADMFASQRTAEGVGLAANQIGVDAKVFVYDCPDDEGARHTGVVCNPKLVELPADKRRLDDSNEGCLSVPTAYAPLARPDYAEVTGQDEKGNPIKVRGTGYFARCLQHETDHLYGYLYIDRLSKRERKDALRQMAENEPRYPVVAND
- the cyc1 gene encoding epi-isozizaene synthase; the protein is MHALSHGTTTAPAAIAVPPSLFLPVIEAEFPRRLHPYWPKCQEETRAWLLEKRLMPADKVEEYADGLCYTDLMAGYYLGASDEVMQAIADYSAWFFLWDDRHDRDIVHGRPVAWRLLRDRLHAALDSPGEHLHHKDPLVAGFADSVLRLYAFLPQTWNLRFARHFHAVIDAYDQEFRNRTEGIVPTVEEYLRLRRLTFAHWIWTDLLEPTAGCELPDAVRKHPAYRRAALLSQEFAAWYNDLCSLPKEIAGDEVHNLGISLITHEGMTLEQAVVEIRRRVDECITDFLKGERDALRFAEDLADGSVRGKELSAAVRACLSNMRNWFSSVYWFHHESGRYMVDSWDDRSTPPYVNNEAAGEK